The Sphingomonas sanxanigenens DSM 19645 = NX02 genome includes a region encoding these proteins:
- the rplO gene encoding 50S ribosomal protein L15, with amino-acid sequence MKLNEISDNQGARKSRVRVGRGIGSGVGKTAGRGQKGQKSREGVSIKGFEGGQMPLHMRLPKRGFNNIFAKDYAEVNLGAIQKLIDAGTLATDGTIDHAALKAAGVARGGKDGVRVLGKGAFSAKLSLKVAGISKGAREAIEKAGGSVELIEVVPAADKAKAKKGSAIAARKAAKA; translated from the coding sequence ATGAAACTCAACGAGATCAGCGACAACCAGGGTGCCCGCAAGAGCCGCGTTCGCGTCGGCCGCGGCATCGGCTCGGGCGTCGGCAAGACCGCCGGCCGCGGCCAGAAGGGTCAGAAGAGCCGTGAAGGCGTTTCGATCAAGGGCTTCGAGGGCGGCCAGATGCCGCTCCACATGCGCCTGCCGAAGCGTGGCTTCAACAACATCTTCGCCAAGGATTATGCCGAGGTGAACCTGGGCGCGATCCAGAAGCTTATCGATGCCGGCACGCTCGCGACCGACGGCACGATCGACCATGCCGCGCTGAAGGCGGCCGGCGTCGCCCGTGGCGGCAAGGACGGCGTTCGCGTTCTCGGCAAGGGCGCGTTCTCGGCCAAGCTGAGCCTGAAGGTCGCCGGCATTTCGAAGGGCGCCCGCGAGGCGATCGAGAAGGCCGGCGGTTCGGTCGAACTGATCGAGGTGGTTCCGGCCGCCGACAAGGCCAAGGCCAAGAAGGGCAGTGCGATCGCGGCGCGCAAGGCCGCCAAGGCCTGA
- the rpmD gene encoding 50S ribosomal protein L30, with translation MATIKIKQTGSPIRRTQDQRATLIGLGLNKMHRVSELQDTPEVRGMIRKVQHMVEVLD, from the coding sequence ATGGCAACCATCAAGATCAAGCAGACGGGTTCGCCCATCCGCCGTACCCAGGATCAGCGCGCGACGCTGATCGGCCTGGGCCTCAACAAGATGCACCGCGTGTCGGAACTGCAGGATACCCCTGAAGTTCGCGGCATGATCCGCAAGGTGCAGCACATGGTCGAAGTCCTCGACTGA
- the rpsE gene encoding 30S ribosomal protein S5 has product MAEQTENQVAAAPEAAAAPADAPRENRGPRGGRGRGPGGDRGGRGRDGNRGRRDDRRGNNEDQGEELIEKLVHINRVSKTVKGGKRFGFAALVVVGDGKGRVGFGHGKAREVPEAISKATASAKKKMVRVPLREGRTLHHDGKGHFGAGRVTVRSAPQGTGIIAGGPMRAVFESLGVADVVTKSVGTSNPYNMIRATFEALGEQTSPKAVAQRRGKKIADLLGRGGADKAAAQAEAEAVTE; this is encoded by the coding sequence ATGGCTGAGCAAACCGAAAATCAGGTCGCGGCCGCTCCGGAGGCAGCCGCAGCGCCCGCCGACGCCCCGCGCGAGAACCGCGGTCCGCGTGGCGGTCGTGGCCGTGGCCCCGGCGGCGATCGTGGCGGCCGTGGCCGTGACGGTAACCGTGGTCGCCGCGACGATCGTCGCGGCAACAACGAGGACCAGGGCGAGGAGCTGATCGAAAAGCTCGTCCACATCAACCGTGTCTCGAAGACGGTGAAGGGCGGCAAGCGCTTCGGCTTCGCGGCGCTGGTCGTCGTGGGTGACGGCAAGGGCCGTGTCGGCTTCGGTCATGGCAAGGCGCGTGAGGTGCCGGAAGCCATTTCGAAGGCGACCGCGTCGGCGAAGAAGAAGATGGTCCGCGTGCCGCTGCGCGAGGGCCGGACGCTTCACCACGACGGCAAGGGCCATTTCGGCGCCGGCCGCGTGACCGTCCGTTCCGCCCCGCAGGGCACCGGCATCATCGCCGGCGGTCCGATGCGTGCGGTGTTCGAGAGCCTCGGCGTTGCCGACGTTGTGACCAAGTCGGTCGGCACCTCGAACCCCTACAACATGATCCGGGCGACCTTCGAGGCGCTGGGCGAGCAGACCTCGCCCAAGGCCGTCGCGCAGCGCCGCGGCAAGAAGATCGCCGATCTGCTCGGTCGTGGTGGTGCCGACAAGGCCGCTGCCCAGGCCGAGGCCGAAGCGGTCACGGAGTAA
- the rplR gene encoding 50S ribosomal protein L18: protein MAKLSLFAKRRQRVRTALRARSGTRARLSIHRSGRHIYAQVIDDAAGHTVASASTLEKDVRGQSGANLSAAADVGKRVAEKAKAAGVTKVVFDRGGFLFHGRVKALADAAREGGLEF from the coding sequence ATGGCAAAGCTCTCTCTCTTCGCGAAGCGCCGCCAGCGCGTCCGTACCGCGCTCCGCGCGCGTTCGGGCACGCGTGCCCGCCTGTCGATCCACCGCTCGGGTCGTCATATCTACGCGCAGGTCATCGACGACGCGGCCGGCCACACCGTGGCCTCGGCTTCGACGCTCGAGAAGGACGTCCGTGGCCAGAGCGGCGCGAACCTCTCGGCTGCTGCCGATGTGGGCAAGCGCGTCGCCGAGAAGGCGAAGGCAGCCGGCGTCACCAAGGTCGTGTTCGACCGCGGCGGCTTCCTGTTTCATGGTCGCGTGAAGGCGCTGGCGGATGCCGCGCGTGAAGGCGGATTGGAGTTCTAA
- the rplF gene encoding 50S ribosomal protein L6, producing the protein MSRIGKKPVPVPAGVTATIDQGKLSVKGPKGTLSMPLADDVSYEVQDGQIAVQPANETKRARAFWGMQRTLVQNLVTGVTEGFSKTLVITGVGYRANSQGKNLKLQLGYSHDVDFAVPEGIEIKTPDQTTVEITGIDKQKVGQVAAEIRRWRKPEPYKGKGIKYRGEFIFRKEGKKK; encoded by the coding sequence ATGAGCCGCATCGGTAAGAAGCCGGTTCCGGTACCGGCAGGTGTCACCGCGACGATCGACCAGGGCAAGCTTTCGGTGAAGGGCCCCAAGGGCACGCTGAGCATGCCGCTGGCCGACGACGTCAGCTATGAAGTGCAGGACGGCCAGATCGCCGTCCAGCCGGCCAACGAGACCAAGCGGGCACGCGCCTTCTGGGGCATGCAGCGTACGCTGGTGCAGAACCTGGTGACCGGCGTGACCGAGGGCTTTTCGAAGACCCTCGTGATCACCGGCGTCGGCTACCGCGCCAACTCGCAGGGCAAGAACCTGAAGCTGCAACTCGGCTACAGCCACGATGTCGATTTCGCGGTGCCGGAAGGCATCGAGATCAAGACCCCGGATCAGACCACGGTCGAGATCACGGGCATCGACAAGCAGAAGGTCGGCCAGGTCGCCGCCGAGATCCGCCGCTGGCGGAAGCCGGAACCCTATAAGGGCAAGGGCATCAAGTATCGCGGCGAGTTCATCTTCCGCAAGGAAGGAAAGAAGAAGTAA
- the rpsH gene encoding 30S ribosomal protein S8, with protein MALTDPLGDLLTRIRNGQRARKDSVISPASKLRARVLDVLKREGYIRGYSEELVAGHSGLRIELKYFEGQPAIKHVARVSKPGRRVYSGSKELPRIRNGLGITIVSTPRGVLSDAEARDQNVGGEILAEVF; from the coding sequence ATGGCATTGACCGATCCCTTGGGTGATCTGCTCACCCGCATCCGCAACGGCCAGCGCGCGCGCAAGGACAGCGTGATCTCTCCGGCGTCGAAGCTGCGCGCCCGCGTGCTCGACGTGCTGAAGCGCGAAGGCTATATCCGCGGCTATTCCGAGGAGCTGGTTGCCGGCCACAGCGGCCTGCGCATCGAGCTGAAATATTTCGAGGGCCAGCCGGCGATCAAGCACGTCGCGCGCGTCTCGAAGCCGGGCCGCCGCGTCTATTCGGGCTCCAAGGAGCTGCCGCGCATTCGCAACGGCCTGGGCATCACCATCGTCTCGACGCCGCGTGGCGTTCTGTCGGACGCGGAAGCGCGCGATCAGAACGTCGGTGGCGAGATCCTCGCGGAGGTCTTCTGA
- the rpsN gene encoding 30S ribosomal protein S14 produces MAKLSSINKNEKRKQLVKRYAGRYARLKAVANDESLDETERLIARLKMAEIPRNGNPTRIRNRCEVTGRPRAYYRKFRLCRVQLRELANKGLIPGVTKSSW; encoded by the coding sequence ATGGCGAAACTGAGTTCGATCAACAAGAACGAGAAGCGCAAGCAGCTGGTGAAGCGCTATGCGGGCCGTTACGCGCGCCTCAAGGCGGTCGCGAACGACGAGTCTCTGGACGAGACCGAGCGCCTGATCGCGCGCCTGAAGATGGCGGAGATCCCGCGCAACGGCAATCCGACGCGTATCCGCAACCGTTGCGAGGTGACCGGTCGTCCCCGCGCTTACTACCGTAAATTCCGTCTCTGCCGCGTGCAGCTGCGGGAGCTGGCCAACAAGGGCCTGATCCCGGGCGTCACGAAGTCGAGCTGGTGA
- the rplE gene encoding 50S ribosomal protein L5 gives MADTYTPRMRKLYDESIAKAMTEKFGYANHMQVPKIEKIVLNMGVGEATQDKKKVETAAQEMQRIAGQKPVVTRAKKSIAQFKLREGMPIGAKVTLRRERMYEFLDRLITIALPRVRDFRGLNPKSFDGRGNYAMGLKEQIVFPEINYDQIDKVRGMDVIVTTTAKTDEEARELLRLFGFPFPQDQAAAEKKAA, from the coding sequence ATGGCTGACACCTATACGCCCCGCATGCGCAAGCTGTACGACGAGAGCATCGCCAAGGCGATGACCGAGAAGTTCGGCTATGCAAACCACATGCAGGTGCCCAAGATCGAGAAGATCGTGCTCAACATGGGCGTGGGCGAAGCGACGCAGGACAAGAAGAAGGTCGAGACCGCCGCGCAGGAAATGCAGCGGATCGCCGGCCAGAAGCCTGTCGTGACGCGCGCGAAGAAGTCGATCGCGCAGTTCAAGCTGCGTGAGGGCATGCCGATCGGCGCGAAGGTCACCCTTCGTCGCGAGCGCATGTACGAGTTCCTCGATCGCCTGATCACGATCGCGCTGCCGCGCGTTCGCGACTTCCGCGGGCTTAACCCGAAGAGCTTCGACGGCCGTGGCAACTATGCCATGGGCCTCAAGGAGCAGATCGTGTTCCCCGAGATCAACTATGACCAGATCGACAAGGTCCGGGGCATGGACGTGATCGTCACCACCACGGCGAAGACCGACGAGGAAGCGCGCGAGCTGCTCCGTCTGTTCGGCTTCCCGTTCCCGCAGGACCAGGCCGCCGCCGAGAAGAAGGCGGCCTGA
- the rplX gene encoding 50S ribosomal protein L24, translating to MSAAKIKKGDKVVVLSGKDKGRSGEVLKVLPKDGKVLVDGVNVAARHRKPSQGNPQGGIDRLPAPMAISKVALEDPKNPGKPTRVRFEIQDGKKVRVAVKSGEAING from the coding sequence ATGTCCGCTGCCAAGATCAAGAAGGGCGACAAGGTCGTCGTCTTGTCCGGCAAGGACAAGGGCCGCTCGGGTGAAGTGCTGAAGGTGCTTCCGAAGGACGGCAAGGTGCTCGTGGACGGCGTCAATGTCGCCGCCCGCCACCGCAAGCCGAGCCAGGGCAACCCGCAGGGCGGCATCGACCGTCTGCCGGCGCCGATGGCGATCAGCAAGGTCGCGCTCGAGGACCCGAAGAACCCGGGCAAGCCCACGCGCGTCCGTTTCGAGATCCAGGACGGCAAGAAGGTTCGCGTCGCCGTCAAGTCCGGGGAGGCCATCAATGGCTGA
- the rplN gene encoding 50S ribosomal protein L14: protein MIQMQSNLDVADNSGAKRVQCIKVLGGSKRRFATVGDVIVVSVKEAAPRGKVKKGDVHRAVIVRTAKDIHRPDGSTIRFDGNAAVLVNKNEEPIGTRIFGPVVRELRAKNYMKIISLAPEVL, encoded by the coding sequence ATGATCCAGATGCAATCCAATCTCGACGTCGCCGACAACAGCGGCGCGAAGCGGGTGCAGTGCATCAAGGTGCTGGGCGGCTCGAAGCGCCGTTTCGCGACCGTTGGCGACGTGATCGTCGTCAGCGTGAAGGAAGCGGCTCCGCGCGGCAAGGTTAAGAAGGGCGACGTTCACCGTGCGGTGATCGTGCGTACCGCCAAGGACATCCATCGTCCCGATGGGTCGACCATCCGCTTCGACGGCAACGCCGCGGTGCTGGTCAACAAGAACGAGGAGCCGATCGGCACCCGTATCTTCGGGCCGGTCGTCCGCGAGCTGCGCGCGAAGAACTACATGAAGATCATCTCGCTCGCGCCGGAGGTGCTGTAA
- the rpsQ gene encoding 30S ribosomal protein S17, which yields MPKRVLTGLVVSDKTDKTVVVKVERKVKHPLYGKIIRRSKKYHAHDEANDYREGETVRIEETAPISKLKTWKVIGRVDTHQSPVVVEG from the coding sequence ATGCCGAAGCGCGTGCTGACCGGACTGGTCGTGTCGGACAAGACCGACAAGACGGTGGTTGTGAAGGTGGAGCGGAAGGTCAAGCACCCGCTCTACGGCAAGATCATCCGCCGTTCGAAGAAGTATCACGCCCACGACGAGGCGAACGATTATCGCGAAGGCGAAACCGTTCGCATCGAAGAGACGGCGCCGATCTCGAAGCTCAAGACCTGGAAGGTGATCGGTCGCGTCGATACGCACCAGTCGCCGGTCGTGGTCGAGGGCTGA
- the rpmC gene encoding 50S ribosomal protein L29 has protein sequence MTKPADLKVKTDDELQSQLSELKREQFNLRFQSATNQLEKPARVREVRRDIARIKTLQAERSRSAAK, from the coding sequence ATGACCAAGCCTGCCGATCTCAAGGTCAAGACCGATGACGAGCTGCAGTCGCAGCTTTCGGAGCTGAAGCGCGAGCAGTTCAACCTGCGCTTCCAGTCGGCGACCAACCAGCTCGAGAAGCCGGCCCGCGTGCGCGAAGTGCGCCGCGACATCGCCCGGATCAAGACGCTGCAGGCCGAGCGTTCGCGCTCGGCGGCCAAGTAA
- the rplP gene encoding 50S ribosomal protein L16, which produces MLQPKRTKFRKAHKGRIHGDAPGGTQLNFGSYGLKALAPERITARQIEAARRAITRHIKRQGRLWIRIFPDVPVSSKPAEVRMGSGKGAPEYWVARVKPGRILFELDGVPGPLAAEAFERAAMKLPIKTKVVARLGDFTHLGGA; this is translated from the coding sequence ATGCTGCAACCGAAGCGCACTAAATTCCGCAAGGCCCACAAGGGCCGTATCCATGGCGACGCCCCCGGCGGCACCCAGCTCAACTTCGGCTCCTACGGGCTGAAGGCGCTGGCGCCGGAGCGGATCACCGCGCGTCAGATCGAGGCGGCCCGCCGCGCGATCACGCGTCACATCAAGCGTCAGGGCCGTCTGTGGATCCGCATCTTCCCGGACGTTCCCGTCTCGTCGAAGCCGGCCGAAGTCCGCATGGGCTCCGGTAAGGGCGCGCCCGAATATTGGGTCGCGCGCGTCAAGCCCGGCCGCATCCTGTTCGAGCTGGACGGCGTCCCCGGCCCGCTCGCCGCGGAAGCGTTCGAGCGTGCGGCGATGAAGCTGCCGATCAAGACGAAGGTCGTCGCCCGTCTCGGCGACTTCACCCACCTGGGGGGCGCATGA
- the rpsC gene encoding 30S ribosomal protein S3: MGQKSNPIGLRLQINRTWDSRWFAEGEDYGRLLLEDLAIRTYIMKAIPQAAISKVVIERPAKLCRISIFAARPGVIIGKKGADIEKLRKKLGAMTSSDVSLNIVEIRKPEIDSKLVAQSVADQLERRVAFRRAMKRAVQSALRLGAEGIRITCGGRLGGAEIARTEWYREGRVPLHTLRANVDYAEAQAHTAYGVCGVKVWIFKGEILGHDPMAQDRLMMEAQTSGVRPAR; the protein is encoded by the coding sequence ATGGGTCAGAAGAGCAATCCGATCGGCCTCCGGTTGCAGATCAACCGGACCTGGGACAGCCGCTGGTTCGCAGAGGGCGAGGACTATGGTCGTCTGCTCCTCGAGGATCTCGCGATCCGCACGTACATCATGAAGGCGATCCCGCAGGCGGCGATCTCCAAGGTGGTGATCGAGCGTCCCGCGAAGCTGTGCCGCATCTCGATCTTCGCTGCCCGTCCGGGCGTGATCATCGGCAAGAAGGGCGCGGACATCGAGAAGCTTCGCAAGAAGCTCGGCGCGATGACCTCGTCGGACGTGTCGCTGAACATCGTCGAGATCCGCAAGCCGGAAATCGACTCGAAGCTCGTCGCGCAGTCGGTCGCCGACCAGCTCGAGCGTCGCGTCGCGTTCCGTCGCGCGATGAAGCGGGCGGTGCAGTCGGCGCTGCGTCTGGGCGCCGAAGGCATCCGGATCACCTGCGGCGGCCGCCTCGGCGGCGCCGAGATCGCGCGGACCGAATGGTATCGCGAGGGTCGGGTTCCGCTGCACACGCTGCGTGCGAACGTCGATTATGCGGAAGCCCAGGCGCACACCGCCTATGGCGTCTGCGGCGTCAAGGTCTGGATCTTCAAGGGTGAGATCCTGGGCCACGACCCGATGGCGCAGGACCGGCTGATGATGGAGGCTCAGACCTCCGGCGTCCGGCCGGCGCGCTGA
- the rplV gene encoding 50S ribosomal protein L22: MSKPKSPRRVGDKEALAVGTTIRGSAQKLNLVAALIRNRKAGDAMNILAFSKKAMAIDVRKVLASAIANAENNHNLDVDALVVSEASVGKSLSMKRFATRARGRSSRIVKPFSRLRVVVREQEEA; the protein is encoded by the coding sequence ATGTCGAAGCCTAAATCCCCCCGCCGCGTCGGCGACAAGGAAGCGCTCGCCGTCGGCACCACGATCCGTGGTTCCGCGCAGAAGCTCAATCTGGTCGCCGCGCTGATCCGTAACCGCAAGGCCGGTGACGCGATGAACATCCTCGCATTCTCCAAGAAGGCGATGGCGATCGACGTCCGCAAGGTGCTCGCCTCGGCGATCGCGAACGCGGAGAACAACCACAACCTCGACGTCGATGCGCTGGTCGTGTCGGAAGCAAGCGTCGGCAAGAGCCTGTCGATGAAGCGTTTCGCGACCCGTGCGCGTGGTCGTTCGAGCCGGATCGTCAAGCCCTTCAGCCGCCTCCGCGTCGTCGTGCGCGAGCAGGAAGAAGCATAA
- the rpsS gene encoding 30S ribosomal protein S19: MARSIWKGPFVDLHLLKKAETAQDTNARAPIKTWSRRSTILPTFVGLTFNVYNGRKFVPVSVNEDMVGHKLGEFAPTRYFPGHAADKKGKR, from the coding sequence ATGGCCCGTTCCATCTGGAAAGGTCCGTTCGTCGACCTGCATCTGCTGAAGAAGGCGGAGACGGCTCAGGACACCAACGCGCGTGCGCCGATCAAGACCTGGTCGCGTCGTTCGACGATCCTGCCGACGTTCGTTGGCCTGACGTTCAACGTCTACAACGGTCGCAAGTTCGTTCCGGTCTCGGTCAACGAGGATATGGTGGGTCACAAGCTCGGCGAGTTCGCGCCCACGCGCTACTTCCCCGGCCACGCGGCCGACAAGAAGGGCAAGAGGTAA
- the rplB gene encoding 50S ribosomal protein L2, producing the protein MALKHYNPTSPARRGLILVDRSALHKGKPVKALTEGKRKTGGRNNKGHVTSRGIAGGHKQRYRIVDFKRRKWDVEATVERLEYDPNRTAFIALVKYDDGEQAYILAPQRLAVGDKVIAGKKTDVKPGNAMELGQMPVGTIVHNVEMKPGKGGQISRSAGTYVQVVGRDRGLVIVRLNSGEQRYLRGDCMATVGAVSNPDNANQNLAKAGRNRWLGRRPLTRGVAKNPVDHPHGGGEGRTSGGRHPVTPWGKPTKGARTRNNKSTDKMIIRSRHAKKKR; encoded by the coding sequence ATGGCACTCAAGCACTATAACCCGACGAGCCCGGCCCGCCGCGGCCTGATCCTCGTCGACCGCTCGGCGCTGCACAAGGGCAAGCCCGTCAAGGCGCTGACCGAAGGCAAGCGCAAGACCGGTGGCCGCAACAACAAGGGCCATGTCACCTCGCGCGGCATCGCCGGCGGCCACAAGCAGCGCTATCGCATCGTCGATTTCAAGCGCCGCAAGTGGGACGTCGAGGCGACCGTCGAGCGTCTGGAATATGACCCGAACCGCACCGCGTTCATCGCGCTCGTCAAGTATGACGATGGCGAGCAGGCCTACATCCTGGCGCCGCAGCGCCTGGCGGTGGGCGACAAGGTGATCGCCGGCAAGAAGACCGACGTGAAGCCGGGCAACGCCATGGAACTGGGCCAGATGCCGGTCGGCACCATCGTCCACAACGTGGAGATGAAGCCGGGCAAGGGCGGTCAGATCTCGCGCTCGGCCGGCACCTATGTGCAGGTCGTCGGCCGTGACCGCGGTCTCGTGATCGTCCGCCTGAACTCGGGCGAGCAGCGCTACCTGCGCGGCGATTGCATGGCGACGGTCGGCGCGGTGTCGAACCCGGACAACGCCAACCAGAACCTCGCGAAGGCGGGCCGCAACCGCTGGCTGGGCCGTCGTCCGCTGACGCGCGGCGTCGCGAAGAACCCGGTCGACCACCCGCATGGCGGTGGTGAAGGCCGGACCTCGGGCGGCCGTCACCCGGTCACCCCGTGGGGCAAGCCGACCAAGGGCGCGCGCACGCGCAACAACAAGTCGACGGACAAGATGATCATCCGGTCCCGTCACGCGAAGAAGAAGAGGTAA